Proteins from a single region of Paraglaciecola sp. T6c:
- a CDS encoding YraN family protein, which translates to MPWTNPLRSLMKGAQGEAQALAYLKQQGLTLVTQNYRCRSGEIDIIMRDHQELVFVEVKYRSGQQFGSAVEFFHPHKRRKFESAIQHYMLDNKLNPSLIAHRIDIVGIDVLSNNNDKISWLKYV; encoded by the coding sequence TTGCCATGGACTAACCCGTTGCGCTCTTTAATGAAGGGCGCGCAAGGCGAAGCCCAGGCATTAGCTTATTTAAAGCAGCAAGGGCTTACGTTAGTGACGCAAAATTACCGCTGCCGAAGCGGCGAAATTGATATCATCATGCGCGACCATCAAGAACTAGTCTTCGTTGAGGTCAAATACCGTAGCGGACAACAGTTTGGCAGCGCAGTGGAGTTTTTCCATCCCCACAAACGACGTAAATTCGAGTCTGCTATACAGCATTACATGCTAGACAATAAGCTGAATCCTTCGTTAATCGCCCATAGAATTGATATAGTCGGCATAGATGTATTAAGTAACAACAATGATAAAATCAGTTGGTTAAAGTATGTATAA
- a CDS encoding phosphoheptose isomerase has product MLESVKANFTESIQTMIASLEELPEPIALATQMMVNALINGNKILSCGNGGSAAHAQSFASQMLNRYERERPSLPAIALSTDTSTMTSIANDYSYDEVFSKQVRALGQTGDILLAISPNGASRSVISAMEAALSRDMTIVALTGLDGGEMAGLLGPNDVEIRVPSSRAVRIHEVHLLVIHNLCEGVDDCLFPETSQE; this is encoded by the coding sequence ATGTTAGAGAGTGTTAAAGCCAATTTTACCGAGAGCATTCAAACTATGATTGCTTCGTTAGAAGAACTACCTGAGCCCATTGCACTTGCCACGCAAATGATGGTTAATGCACTTATCAACGGAAATAAAATACTGTCTTGCGGTAACGGTGGTTCGGCAGCCCATGCCCAAAGTTTTGCTTCTCAAATGCTGAATCGATACGAGCGAGAGAGACCTAGCTTACCCGCCATTGCGCTAAGCACAGACACCTCAACTATGACGTCTATTGCCAATGACTACAGCTATGACGAAGTGTTTTCTAAACAGGTACGCGCCCTAGGGCAAACAGGCGATATACTACTGGCCATATCACCTAATGGCGCCTCTAGAAGCGTTATTAGCGCCATGGAGGCCGCTTTGAGTCGCGATATGACCATTGTTGCGTTAACCGGGCTGGATGGCGGTGAAATGGCAGGGTTACTTGGCCCGAATGACGTGGAAATCCGTGTTCCATCAAGTCGCGCCGTGCGTATTCACGAAGTACATCTATTGGTTATCCATAACTTATGCGAAGGGGTAGACGATTGTCTTTTCCCAGAAACTTCACAGGAATAA